The Synechococcus sp. PCC 7335 genome has a segment encoding these proteins:
- a CDS encoding ferrochelatase, with translation MGYGEVESYEDFANYNEQALNLLTAKFAPVPTWIYPPLAKLLAIFDLHEWSHQHGNFVSPHNAIFEQQRTGIETCLQNRWGDRVKVFKAFNFCAPHLPEQVLATVKAEGFTKLLIYPLLVVDSIFTSGIAVEQVNDALTKLAGTGEHWLKGTRYIPSFYNEERYINLLANLVEEKIEKELAVAHLPSQTGIILLNHGCPHKAKGFTLIG, from the coding sequence ATGGGTTATGGCGAAGTCGAAAGCTACGAAGACTTTGCTAACTACAACGAACAAGCCCTTAACCTATTAACGGCCAAATTTGCGCCTGTTCCAACCTGGATTTACCCCCCTTTGGCTAAGCTATTAGCTATCTTCGACCTGCATGAGTGGAGCCATCAGCACGGCAACTTTGTCTCTCCTCACAACGCTATTTTTGAACAGCAAAGAACCGGGATCGAAACCTGCTTACAAAATCGCTGGGGCGATCGCGTCAAAGTCTTCAAAGCGTTCAACTTCTGTGCGCCTCACTTACCTGAGCAAGTGTTGGCAACCGTCAAGGCAGAAGGCTTCACAAAACTGCTGATCTATCCATTGTTAGTTGTAGATTCTATCTTTACCAGTGGTATTGCGGTAGAACAGGTTAACGACGCACTGACTAAGCTAGCAGGAACAGGTGAGCACTGGTTAAAAGGAACTCGCTACATTCCCTCTTTCTACAACGAAGAGCGCTACATTAACCTGCTTGCAAACCTGGTCGAAGAAAAAATTGAGAAAGAGCTAGCAGTCGCCCACCTGCCTTCTCAAACAGGTATTATCTTGCTCAATCACGGCTGTCCTCACAAGGCGAAG